The following proteins are co-located in the Candidatus Woesearchaeota archaeon genome:
- a CDS encoding Glu/Leu/Phe/Val dehydrogenase, translating to MIEQLMQQNNCNELHIHYNAGSGCTFVIALNTSYRNRGNGGTRMKNYSSVDEGIADALRSANAMTKKCIIIGDKDNGGYSGAKGVIIGDPITQKTPGMLRNYGRFVQSLNGRFQTGCDVNIYPSDLEYVAEETDFVDGLLSTGLGNGGAATAYGVVVAMKTLCEQKYGTDSLKDRVVAVQGVGSVGSDLVRRLKEEDADIVITDLDSAKLACIAQKYKVRTISPEDIYGTECEIFSPNACGDILTPENIGKLHGKLVIGAANNPLTNALQSAKEMQERGIIFAPDYVVNIGALVFSICEGEGKSFQYAINKIQEIVRKRLHQVVLDADKHGETWYEASEKIVHQELWRLLKEHQERSRKNYSEEKK from the coding sequence ATGATAGAACAGCTTATGCAGCAAAATAATTGTAATGAATTGCATATTCACTATAATGCTGGCTCTGGTTGCACTTTTGTTATTGCTCTTAACACCAGTTATCGCAACAGAGGAAATGGCGGAACCAGAATGAAGAACTATTCTTCGGTAGATGAGGGAATAGCAGATGCTTTGAGATCTGCCAATGCTATGACTAAAAAATGCATCATCATTGGAGATAAAGACAATGGTGGTTATAGTGGAGCAAAAGGAGTAATCATTGGTGATCCAATAACCCAAAAAACTCCTGGAATGCTTAGGAATTATGGAAGATTTGTTCAATCTCTTAATGGCAGATTTCAAACCGGTTGTGATGTGAATATCTATCCGAGTGATCTGGAATATGTAGCAGAAGAAACTGATTTTGTTGATGGACTTTTATCTACTGGTTTGGGTAATGGGGGGGCTGCTACTGCATACGGAGTAGTTGTTGCGATGAAAACACTTTGTGAACAGAAGTATGGAACTGATAGCTTGAAAGATAGAGTTGTTGCTGTGCAAGGTGTTGGAAGTGTTGGATCTGATTTGGTTAGAAGATTAAAAGAAGAAGATGCTGATATTGTTATAACTGATCTCGATTCTGCGAAACTAGCGTGCATTGCTCAAAAGTATAAGGTAAGAACGATTAGCCCTGAGGATATATATGGAACAGAATGCGAAATCTTCTCACCTAACGCTTGCGGAGATATTTTAACACCAGAGAACATCGGGAAGTTGCATGGTAAACTGGTCATTGGTGCAGCTAATAATCCCCTAACCAATGCTTTGCAATCTGCAAAAGAAATGCAAGAGAGAGGAATTATTTTTGCTCCAGATTATGTGGTAAATATAGGTGCACTGGTTTTTTCTATATGCGAAGGAGAAGGAAAAAGTTTCCAATATGCCATCAATAAGATTCAAGAGATTGTTCGGAAAAGACTTCATCAAGTTGTTTTAGACGCTGACAAACATGGTGAAACATGGTATGAAGCTTCTGAGAAAATAGTACATCAAGAACTATGGAGGCTTTTGAAAGAGCACCAAGAGAGATCAAGAAAAAATTATTCCGAAGAGAAGAAATGA
- a CDS encoding dihydrodipicolinate synthase family protein yields the protein MYSGIIPPLITPVDYKGHVCEKSVKNLVDFVGPYATALMPTLSSGEGWRLSDEQWEAMVKLTLKHSLGLPVLAGVEYKTTEEAVEKARTAQRLGVDAVVVTTPFGKETTQGEIYQHFEQIKKVGVPVFIYNEEAISGNSIGYETIERICRLGNIVGIKEASCSAEFTKRLVDSGLEVPVFQGWEHLCYQSKGVAGYILPLANLEPNVCSEMLKNPTVEKQNEIDFLCKRYNLLGDYWYVFLKKELHRRGIIATERAI from the coding sequence ATGTACTCTGGAATAATTCCTCCATTAATCACTCCCGTAGATTATAAGGGACATGTATGTGAAAAAAGTGTAAAGAATCTCGTTGATTTTGTTGGACCATACGCCACTGCATTAATGCCAACACTTAGTTCAGGAGAGGGTTGGAGATTAAGCGATGAACAATGGGAAGCTATGGTTAAGTTGACTCTTAAGCATTCTTTAGGTTTGCCTGTTTTAGCAGGTGTAGAGTATAAAACAACTGAAGAAGCTGTAGAAAAGGCTAGAACGGCACAGCGATTAGGGGTTGATGCTGTTGTCGTTACCACACCATTTGGAAAAGAAACCACCCAAGGGGAAATCTACCAACACTTTGAACAAATAAAAAAAGTTGGTGTTCCTGTATTTATTTATAACGAAGAAGCAATCTCAGGAAATTCAATAGGATATGAAACAATCGAACGGATTTGTAGATTAGGAAACATTGTAGGAATAAAAGAAGCGAGTTGTTCTGCTGAATTTACAAAGAGATTAGTTGATTCAGGCCTCGAAGTTCCTGTATTTCAAGGATGGGAACATCTTTGCTATCAATCTAAAGGAGTTGCTGGGTATATTTTGCCGTTAGCTAATCTAGAGCCGAACGTATGCTCAGAGATGTTAAAAAATCCGACTGTTGAAAAGCAGAATGAAATTGATTTTCTTTGTAAGAGATACAATCTTCTAGGAGATTATTGGTATGTTTTTCTAAAAAAGGAACTGCACCGAAGAGGAATAATAGCAACCGAGAGAGCGATCTAA